The Streptomyces sp. ALI-76-A nucleotide sequence CTCCGGGATCCCGTGCGCCTCGGCCTGGTCCGCGAGCTGCTTCTCGACCAGTGGTGTGCGCACATAGGCCGGGTTCACACAGTTCGAGGTGACCCCATGGGGCGCTCCTTCGAGGGCCGCCGTCTTGGACAGCCCCTCCAGGCCATGCTTGGCGGCCACGTACGCCGACTTGTACGCGGAGGCACGCAGCCCGTGCACGGACGACACGTTCACGATCCGGCCCCACCCCTGCCCGTACATGTGGGGCAGCGCACCGCGGATGAGCCGGAAGGGCGCCTCCAGCATCACGGTGAGCACGGTGTGGAAGACGTCCGGGGGGAACTCCTCGATGGGCCGAACCAGTTGCAGTCCGGCGTTGTTGACGAGGACGTCGGTGCCCGCGGCGGCGAGTTCGGCGGCGTCCAGGTCGGTGAGGTCGAGCACCCGCGCGTCGACGGTGCCCGCGAGCCCGCGGCCCTGCTCGACGAGGGTCTCCAGACCGGCGGCGTCCCGGTCGACCGCTCTCACCTTCGCCCCGGCGGCGGCGAGCCGCAGCGCGCAGGCGCGGCCGATGCCGCCGGCCGCACCGGTGACGAGGGCGGTGCGGCCACCGAGGTCGAGCATGGGGGCGTGGGGTCCCGGGAGGGCACTGCGAGCAGTCATGCCCCGACCCTAGGCAGCATCCGGCTCCCGCCCCATGTGGTCAGCACCCACACTTCACTCGACACTCGTAGGTTCGAACCATGTGGGGTCGTCCGACAGGGCCTGTTTGATCCGCAGCAACGCGAACTCGTTGAGCTCGGGCAGGGCGTCCACGGCGAACCAGCCCACCTCCAGCGACTCGTCGTCGTTGACCCGCGCCTCCCCGTCGACGGCCCGGCAGCGGAAGTTGATGTCCATGTACTGGCACACGTCGCCGTTCTCGTAGGTGACGGGTCGGAGCGCCTGGACGGCGATCACCCGCTCCACCTCGCAGCGCACCCCTGTCTCCTCCTCGACCTCCCGCACGGCGCAGGTCGCCGGCTGCTCGCCCGGTTCGGGGATACCCCCGATCAGCGACCATTTGCGGGTGTCGGAGCGCCGGTTGAGCAGCACTCTGCCCTCGTCGTCGAGTACGACGGCGCTGACGCCGGGCAGCCACAGCGACTCGTGGCCGATGGACGTCCGCAGTGAACGGATGAAGTCAGGAGTAGCCATGGCCCCGACTCTAATGGGCGATCTTCGGCGCCCTCACGCCCTTCCCAGGGCGTGCGACGGGCGTACGGCTACACGTCACCGGCGCGCCGGGCGCGCAGGCCGGCGCCGATGGCCCAGCCCAGTCCGCCCGCGGCGACCAGCACCAGAGCGATCTCCGGCGCGATGCCCAGCCGGGTGGCGGGCGTCTGCGAGGAGCGCAGCGGGACCTTCTGGACCAGCGAGTCGGCCACGAACATGCCGGTCCGCTGTGTGATCCGCCCGCCCGGCATGATGATCGCGCTGACGCCGCTGGTCACCGGGACGGTGACGGTCCGGCTGTGCTCGACCGCGCGCACCCGGGACATGGCGAGCTGCTGGTAGGTCATCTCGCTGCGGTCGAAGGTGGCGTTGTTGCTGGGCACGGAGATCAGCTGGGCACCGTCGGTGACCTCGGAGCGCACGGCCCAGTCGAAGGCGGCCTCGTAGCAGGTGACCAGACCGACCTTGGCGCCGTCCATGGTGAACACGCCCGGCTCGCTGCCCCGGCTGAAGTCCTGGCGGACCATGGAGGTCCACTCGCTGTTGATCGCGCCGATGAGCGAGCGCAGCGGGAGGTACTCGCCGAAGGGCTGGATCTGCCGCTTGTCGTAGGTGTCGACGGGGCCCTCGACCGGGTCCCACAGGATCTGCTCGTTGTAGAGCCTGCCGTCGCGCCCGACGACACCGCCGACCGAGATGGGCACGCCGATCGCCTGGGCCGCCTCGTCGATGACGGCGCGCGCGTCGGGGTTGGCGAACGGGTCGATGTCGGAGGAGTTCTCGGGCCACAGCACGAAGTCGGGCTGGGCGACCTTGCCGGCCTTGACCTCGGCGGCCAGCCGCAGCGTCTCCCGCGCGTGGTAGTCGAGGACGGCCCGCCGCTGGGCGTTGAAGTCCAGACCGGCGCGGGGCACATTGCCCTGGATGAGCGCGACGGTCACGCTGCCGTCCTCGGCCTCGTCGCTCACCAGCGGCCGGGCGGCCACCGCGCCCAGCACGGGCACCGCCACGCTCAGCAGGGCGACGGCCGCCGCCGACCGCCGTACGGCCTGGGTGCGCCGTGCCGCAAGGGCCAGCCGCACGACCTCGCAGAGGCCGAAGCCGCACAGGACGACGGCGAAACCGAGGACCGGGGTGCCGCCCACCGCGGCGAGCGGCAGGAAGACGCCGTCCGCCTGCCCGAACGCGATCTTGCCCCAGGGGAAGCCGTTGAAGGGCGCACGCGCGCGTGCCGCCTCTCCGGCGATCCACACAGCCGCCGCCCACACCGGCCAGCCGGGCAGCTTCGAGACCGCGGCGACGCCCGCGCCGACCAGGGCCACGAAGACCGCCTCGATGACGACCAGCGCCAGCCAGGGCCCCGGGCCGACCTCCACGCCGGTCCACACCAGCAGCGGCAGCAGGAAGCCGAGACCGAAGAGGTAGCCGAGACCGAGGCCCGCCTTCCAGCCGCGCCCGCGCAGCACCCACCCGAGGACGGCGAAGGCCGGCAGGGCCAGCCACCACAGGGAGCGGGGCGGGAAACTGACGTAGAGCAGCACTCCGGAGAGCGCGGCGGCGGCGAACGGAACCAGTCGCAGGAGCCGCGCCCCGCGCGATACGGACGCGCTCGGCGGCCTCACCTGGTCCGACTCGTCCACAGAGGTTGCGGTGACGGTCACTGTGGGAGTGTACGGCCGCCCGCCTCGACGCCGACAGCGCGGTCCGTCCCGCCCGAGGCACGCACGTCGGCCGCGACGTTCCCGCGCATCTCGGCCCCACATGTCCACAAACCGCCCATCAGCCGTTACGGTGTGCCCCAGTCTGTGTCGTACGGGCCGGTAACACGCGGCGCGAACGGGGCGACACGGGTCGGGGGCGACCGGGTTCGGGGGGCGGGATGGGTTCCACGGGGATGACGTCGGCGGCCGGCGCGGAGGCCGCGGCGGACGACGACAGACGAAGCGTCTCCGACGTGTGGGGCGTCGTCATCCTCGGCGCGTGTGCCGCCTGGGCGCTGATCACGGCGGCCGTGCACGACGGCCGCCCGGAGGGAGTACTGCTCGCGCTGCTGGCCGTGGCCGCCGGCTACGCCGCGGGGCGGATCTGCGGGGCGCTGCTGCCGGTCGCCGCGCCGGCTGCCGGGGCCCTGGCCGGGGTCGGCCTCACGGTGGGCCTGCCGCAGCTGTCCCCCGGGCCCGAGATCGTCACGCCGCTCGGGCACGCCGGTGCCACCGCGGCCCTGCTGACCCTGTCCGCCGGCGCCGCGTGCTGCGCCGCCTGGGCCACCGAGTCCGCCGGCCCGCGCCTGGCGCTGCGGGCGCTGGCGGCCGGGATCGCGGTGACCGCGGCCGTGCTGGGCTCGGTCGGCGGGTTCGCCGCCTGTGTCGCGGTGCTGGTGTGCTCGCTCGCCGCGGGCCGGACCCGCCACCGGGGTGCCGGCATCGCCGGACTGGCCCTCACCGCGGCTCTGACGGCAGCCCTGACCTGGGCGGTCGCCGGACGTGTGCTGCCGGACGGGCTCGTCGCCGCCCTGGAGGGCCGGCTCACCCGGCACCGGGTCGGGCTGTGGCACGACGCCCTGCGCCTGGCGCGCGAGGATGCCGCGCTGGGCGTGGGGCCGGGCCGTTTCGGCGAGCTGAGCGGAACGGCGACCCGGACGCTGCTCTCCGACGGCAAACCGCACTCGGCGCCGCTCCAGCAGGCGGCCGAGCAGGGAGTCGTCGGTGTGGCCCTGCTGGCGGCGGCGTTCTGCTGGATCCTGTA carries:
- a CDS encoding 3-hydroxybutyrate dehydrogenase → MTARSALPGPHAPMLDLGGRTALVTGAAGGIGRACALRLAAAGAKVRAVDRDAAGLETLVEQGRGLAGTVDARVLDLTDLDAAELAAAGTDVLVNNAGLQLVRPIEEFPPDVFHTVLTVMLEAPFRLIRGALPHMYGQGWGRIVNVSSVHGLRASAYKSAYVAAKHGLEGLSKTAALEGAPHGVTSNCVNPAYVRTPLVEKQLADQAEAHGIPEERVLSEVLLQDSAVKRLIEPEEVAEAVAYLCSPQASFMTGTSLVLDGGWTAH
- a CDS encoding NUDIX domain-containing protein, which translates into the protein MATPDFIRSLRTSIGHESLWLPGVSAVVLDDEGRVLLNRRSDTRKWSLIGGIPEPGEQPATCAVREVEEETGVRCEVERVIAVQALRPVTYENGDVCQYMDINFRCRAVDGEARVNDDESLEVGWFAVDALPELNEFALLRIKQALSDDPTWFEPTSVE
- the lnt gene encoding apolipoprotein N-acyltransferase, translated to MTVTATSVDESDQVRPPSASVSRGARLLRLVPFAAAALSGVLLYVSFPPRSLWWLALPAFAVLGWVLRGRGWKAGLGLGYLFGLGFLLPLLVWTGVEVGPGPWLALVVIEAVFVALVGAGVAAVSKLPGWPVWAAAVWIAGEAARARAPFNGFPWGKIAFGQADGVFLPLAAVGGTPVLGFAVVLCGFGLCEVVRLALAARRTQAVRRSAAAVALLSVAVPVLGAVAARPLVSDEAEDGSVTVALIQGNVPRAGLDFNAQRRAVLDYHARETLRLAAEVKAGKVAQPDFVLWPENSSDIDPFANPDARAVIDEAAQAIGVPISVGGVVGRDGRLYNEQILWDPVEGPVDTYDKRQIQPFGEYLPLRSLIGAINSEWTSMVRQDFSRGSEPGVFTMDGAKVGLVTCYEAAFDWAVRSEVTDGAQLISVPSNNATFDRSEMTYQQLAMSRVRAVEHSRTVTVPVTSGVSAIIMPGGRITQRTGMFVADSLVQKVPLRSSQTPATRLGIAPEIALVLVAAGGLGWAIGAGLRARRAGDV
- a CDS encoding O-antigen ligase family protein yields the protein MGSTGMTSAAGAEAAADDDRRSVSDVWGVVILGACAAWALITAAVHDGRPEGVLLALLAVAAGYAAGRICGALLPVAAPAAGALAGVGLTVGLPQLSPGPEIVTPLGHAGATAALLTLSAGAACCAAWATESAGPRLALRALAAGIAVTAAVLGSVGGFAACVAVLVCSLAAGRTRHRGAGIAGLALTAALTAALTWAVAGRVLPDGLVAALEGRLTRHRVGLWHDALRLAREDAALGVGPGRFGELSGTATRTLLSDGKPHSAPLQQAAEQGVVGVALLAAAFCWILYALWRTRRPTPGALTAGAALTALAMIACVGNALSFTTVSVGAGLLAGLATARPLAGTSLPHETAVRPG